One part of the Mariniblastus fucicola genome encodes these proteins:
- a CDS encoding response regulator, translating to MKLVLADDHTMVRESLARVLDSCPSVSVVEQAGDGIELKKVIEKTKPEFVIMDYSMPNHQAVDAIGDFLSTYPKMKIVVLTVHENIHYAVRVLNAGAHGYLIKAAAVDELLGAIEAVKHGNVYVSRKIADKVWQQLRAGKDGKTGLGSLSTRELEVLKLLAEGHSLQESANELGIKVSTVSTYRSRIMEKLSLKSNGELLRFAIDNQIIT from the coding sequence ATGAAACTTGTGCTTGCTGACGATCACACCATGGTTAGGGAATCGCTTGCGCGAGTTCTTGATTCCTGCCCTTCCGTTTCCGTTGTCGAACAGGCGGGAGACGGTATCGAGCTGAAGAAAGTGATCGAGAAAACGAAGCCAGAATTTGTGATCATGGACTACTCGATGCCTAACCATCAGGCCGTCGACGCGATCGGTGACTTTTTAAGCACGTATCCCAAAATGAAGATCGTCGTATTGACGGTTCATGAGAATATTCACTACGCCGTGCGCGTGCTCAACGCCGGAGCGCATGGATACCTTATTAAAGCCGCCGCGGTTGACGAATTGCTGGGCGCGATCGAAGCCGTCAAGCACGGAAACGTTTACGTGTCGCGGAAGATTGCAGACAAGGTCTGGCAGCAACTACGCGCCGGCAAGGATGGGAAAACGGGCTTGGGTTCGTTGTCGACCAGAGAGCTGGAAGTGCTGAAGTTGCTCGCCGAAGGACACTCGCTGCAAGAGAGCGCCAACGAACTCGGCATCAAGGTCAGCACTGTTTCGACTTATCGCAGTCGGATCATGGAAAAACTGTCGTTAAAATCCAACGGCGAACTGCTTCGATTCGCGATCGACAACCAGATCATTACCTAG